A region from the Chelmon rostratus isolate fCheRos1 chromosome 6, fCheRos1.pri, whole genome shotgun sequence genome encodes:
- the LOC121607487 gene encoding GRAM domain-containing protein 2A — MMMSENLEQSDDVSVLPPHEVEPPREEDGHCPLPFRLQLIDDLSYEDVKKCYRGSTVSKYNSQYHKLFQTVPKEEILMKVYSCALLRDILLQGRLYISRNWLCFYANLFGKDIKVCIPVVSVRLVKKHKTAGLVPNGLAITMDTGQKYVFVSLLSRDSVYDVLRRICTHLQVNGKSLSLKQYLEEPSSLSMDEYPEVLKWRRKPSLPAVSSSLPDLLGNSSPGLTADTPFSTHTLTDSSLETEKILLTEPVPDLGHMEYQLLKLFILLVFLLVLSSCYLAFRVCRLEQQLSFLSSQPTLRERCGEVPCWLANQRTGT, encoded by the exons ATGATGATGTCAGAGAATTTGGAGCAGAGTGATGATGTCAGCGTCCTCCCCCCCCATGAGGTGGAGCCCCCCAGGGAGGAGGACGGACACTGCCCCCTGCCCTTCAG GCTGCAGCTGATCGACGACCTGTCCTACGAGGATGTGAAGAAGTGTTACAGAGGATCA ACTGTCAGCAAGTACAACTCTCAGTACCACAAACTGTTCCAGACCGTCCCCAAAGAGGAGATCCTGATGAAAG tttaTTCGTGTGCGTTGTTGAGAGACATCCTGCTGCAGGGGCGACTCTACATCTCCAGGAACTGGTTGTGTTTCTACGCTAACCTGTTTGGTAAAGACATCAAG gtgtgtatACCTGTGGTGTCGGTCCGGCTGGTGAAGAAACACAAGACGGCCGGCCTGGTGCCAAACGGTCTGGCTATCACCATGGATACCGGACAGAAG tacGTGTTTGTGTCCCTTCTGTCCAGAGACAGCGTCTACGACGTTCTCAGGAGGATCTGCACTCacctgcag gTGAACGGGAAGAGTCTGAGTCTGAAGCAGTACCTGGAGGAACCCAGCTCTCTTTCCATG gACGAGTATCCCGAGGTGTTGAAGTGGAGGCGGAAGCCGTCGCTCCCCgccgtctcctcctccctcccggACCTGCTGGGAAACTCCTCCCCCGGCCTCACTGCAGACACGCccttcagcacacacacgctcaccg acagcAGTTTAGAAACAGAGAAGATCCTGCTAACAGAGCCAGTACCTGACCTGGGTCACATGGAGTACCAGCTGCTCAAACTCTTCATCCTACT tgtcttCCTGTTGGTCCTGTCGTCCTGCTATCTGGCCTTCAGAGTTTGTcgtctggagcagcagctgagcttCCTGAGCAGCCAGCCGACGCTGAGagagag